From the Drosophila willistoni isolate 14030-0811.24 chromosome 2L unlocalized genomic scaffold, UCI_dwil_1.1 Seg168, whole genome shotgun sequence genome, the window AGTTAGTGCCATTGTCGCTGTAAATTTCTCTTGGGGTCCCGCGCCGATTGATGAAGTTTCGGATGCATATTATGCGCGATGCAGTGTCCAAAGAGCACGCCAGTTCTATATGCACTGCCCGTACGATTTGGAAGGTGAAAATAACGCCCCATCTTTTTTCGCTTTGCCGACCTACAGCAACCAAAAAGGGCCCGAAGTAGTCCATACCGACGTAAGTCAAGGGACGTTGATAGGCAGCTAGCCTGGCGATGGGCAAGGGAGCCATTTGCGGTGGAACAGGCATGACGCTCTCATTTTTACAGCGTTGGCAAGACTTCCGCATGCCTCTGTATAAGACCTGTAGGCGTGGTATTTAAAACATGCCTCGAATCCTGTTAATACACGTCTCATGGGATGTGTGGTCTATTTCCTGATGATACCAGTTTACTATGAGCCGAGTAATGTGGTCCCCATATGGGAGCagtatttggttttggccGTTTAGGTTTTCTGCTCGCCCTCGGGTACGCAGAAGCCGGTTTTCGTCTAGGAAGATATTCAAACATATGagtttagaatttgtttttaaaagtttaCCTCTAGTTAATTTGTGAATTTCTGGATTGAATTCAGATGACTGCGCATGCCGCAGTAGGAGTGTGCGTGCCTGCTAAATCATCTCGTAAGACACCTCTGTAGGTGGCGATGCCTTCTTTTGTTTCGCATTCAGTTTCTCAATATAGAGAATAAAGCGCGCTAGAGCTTGATATAGCCTGCGCCAATCCATTGGCGAATTGTCAATGAAGAGTATGTTATGCCTGACTTCAGCATTGTTTGGTGGCACCAAATCATCGCATTTTTGCCACTCGTGTTGTGGCTGCAGCAAATAGTCTGGACCGTGTagccaagttttatatttattggcgTTGCTTGTTTTAGTAGCAAGATCTGCAGGGTTAAGGTTGGTTGGaactagagagctgcatgaatgatagaaaaatcaattcgagttaacaacattcaaaaccaaatgaatgaattgaatgactttgaaaatcgacttcaagtaaatgagtgtgcgacgtaaaaatcagtcgcacaacattcaaacgaaacaaaacgaattgaatgagttagaaagtgagtcaatgatttgctatgattcgaatgcattcgaattccgattctgattttagtatttatttgtattgtatatttttgaacTATATATGATTACTATACGACAAAACTAGAGTGGTCAGTGGCTCAGTGGGGACCTACTCAGACTACAATACTATTGTTATCGGGTTCAAACCCTCTACAGAGATAGggaaggattttttttttccaactaGTAAAGTAATATTAAAAGGTAGATCCATCGTGTATATGATGGATTAGagaatatgatttttttttattttatattaggTAGCCTCATTTATGTTTTCACGGTTCGTGGCAACTAGgaatctaatttagaaaaattagattttacaagatttgtcccaaattgtcaaatccaaaactgcgtaataaagtttttggtgtatagcatacatttttgataaaataattagtttttgttgcttttaaacatcccAATAAAATGAGTCAATTTGAATAATTCTAAAGATTTGAGTGCCTTAGTACAATTCAATGCtttgacactcaattcattgcctttcattaaacagagttacgtatttttagagatatgacaagtactaactcacactcattcattttattgtgtagttgtcactcattcatttgaattcaattcgaatggattcatttgactttgacttttctgtcattcatgcagctctctagttGGAACCCAGTTCCATTGGCTAACGTTTGTGAATTCCAGTATTTCGCCCACGCGGTGCATAACGAATTGCAGAAACTTTCGTGGATCCATACGAAGCCATTTGAGAACAGTCTTTGAGTCGGACCAATAGCTGAACTAACATCTCGGGATGGTCAGTCCGGCGATTGTTGTAAGAATCCGTTTCATTTGGGAAACAATGCGTCTGGTAAACCAGCATCCCAGCCAATGCCGCTTCTCCACACTTCTTGCAGTAGGATTTTCAGCTCTATTGTAAAGCATGAGATGAAGCCGAGGATATCTCTGACTTGAGTTGCGATGTTTCCGACTTCGCCATTGTAAAATCATCCATGTAGTGGTAGTCCTTTACGGCTTGTGGTGCTTGAGGGTACTGTTGACAAAATCGATCTGCATTTTTGTATCGaataaagtgtgcaatgcAGGGTGCGCAGTTGATTCCATAACATAGACGTTAGGCTCTTGTCTCTCGTATTTGCTGTCAAACCACAGAAACCTTTGCGCATGGGTGTCTGCTGGTCTCACTAGTATCTGGTGGAACATTTCGTCGATATCGCCACAGATCGCCACTCGTCCCACTCGGAATGAGAGTAAGAAGTCAAGCAGGGAGTTTAGGAGATCTGGACCACTCCAGATGTAGTCAATTAGGGCCTTGCCGCAGGATTGGGCGGCTGCATCCCATACAAGCCGGACCTTCTCtggtttatttggatttttagttatgaaggttggtagataccatgtccgtctgtttggTGCAGCTATTTCCTCCGGCGTCAGCATGCGAGCGTAGCCCTTTTCGACGAGGTTTTCGACTTGCTTGGTGATTTGCTCCTTCAACTGTGGTTGTCgggaaaattgcttttgtaggCATTTAAGCCGTTTTAGTGCGTTTGCGTAGCTATCAGGTAATGCCATTCTTCAAGGCGGTAGTAGATTCAAGTCTGGTTAGAGCTTGGGTTTCTTCTGGTGATGATAGCGGTTTTGCTGTGGAAGCGTCTAATGAGAACGCTTGTTTGATGATCTCATGCAGCTTGGCGTCTGCGTCTTTGCAGCCACACTTGTGAACGCTCACATTAGCTCTAGTGGCCCTTGATGGCGTGGAGCTTTGGAGTGCCCATCCTAGTCGCGTCTTTCACGCTATTGGTTGATGCCATGCCCCGTCTTTGATTTTAAGGGGTACGGCGAGGTTCCAGTTATTTGTGCCGATTAGGATGCTTGGGCGTGCGTTGGTGAATGATGCTATCGGTAGTCCCGCTAGGTGGGTGAATTCCTTGGCGAGAGCCCTTATGTCGATAGACTGTACAGGTAGATCCAGGTTATCTACACTGTGAACTTCTTTCAAGTAGAATTGATTGCCATTATGTGGATTGGCAACCGTAAGCGTGACACGTTCCGATGCGTTTTCTTCGCGTGTTGTATCATTGGTCTATTTTAGGCACAGTGGATCTGGAACGCCTTTTAAGCCGAGCTGCTTAAAGATCTTGTTGTCGATGAGATAGTGCCGATCCTTCATCTAGAAATGCAAAAGTGTTAgtaacttttgttttattgatgATTTGTATTGGAATGACACGGAAATAGGTTGAGCCAGACTCTCTGGATCGCTGGGTGTGCTTGCCCTCCGGCGTATGCACGTTGGTGACCATAGCTGGCCTGTTTAGGCTGCTGGATTTCGCAGCCTCTGGTATTGGCTGCATCTCGTGGATCAATGGGTGATGTTTGCTTCGGCAGCCTTGTATGCCGCAAACCTTTACACGTTGGCACTTTTGGTGATGACGGTTTAGGCATTATTGACAGAGCTTATGATTTTTCAGAAAAGACATCTTTCGTTGATGTCGCGTGGCTTTCAACGGTGGGCAGCTGTGTATTTTGTGCCCAGGTTCGCAACATACGACGCACGTAATTTCTTTGACCTGCTCTTTAGTTGCTTCTGCGTGATGATTTAGGCTTCCGCTCTTCTTATGGTAAACCCTGCTTCAGCTATGTCGTAGATCCATTGGTAAAAGATTCCATTGATGGTATCGTAGTGTCTTTGGGAAACCTTGCTCACTGCAGCTTCAGTTGTGTGGGGAGTTTCTCTAGTAGCTCTTGTACGAGCATTGGATTCTGCATGTAACCTGTGAGTACACATGCTTCCATCGTTGAGTAGATGTTTCGTACACTCAGTGCGTATTCCATAAGGTTCAAGCTTATCTTTAGGAGTTATTGAATTAATTTACGTGCTTTTCCTTTTAGGCTAGTTTGCAGGCCTGTTTTGAGTATTTGTGAAATTCCAGGGCGCCATCGCCGTTGAACTTAAGTGCGGTTGTTCGCGTGTTACAGTAGCGTGTTGTTTGGGGTTAGAAACGGCAGATGCGGTGCCTCGTGTTCGTAATGCCACGTGTCACGCAAAGCTGAGTGTGTGACcattgctttttgtttggcagaagtaaaaataggAACAGCTCTGCTAGCTGTGTCCTGGAATATTTTTGGCGGACATAGTCCAAAGTCCCGATCCGGTTCTGGTAGCGCGGGTTTGTTGGTGACGAAGTAGCCTGAGGTTCGCCTGCTCGTGTGGTATTTCCGAGGTTCTGCATATCGTTGCTTAATGTGGTTGTGATGACTTTCGTTGACACGTTGACGCAGTCGCAGTTTCAGCTGTTCTCAGATTTCTCGTCTATTACTCCAACGCAGTCGAAATGATACCAGGAACAACATCGATTGCATTGCACCATGCGGTCATTGTCTTCCTGTATGCATTTCTTGCAATGATATATTCCACTTGATAAGTCTTGCGTTGCCATGGTTTACCAATCAGTTTATAGATTAATTTTTAGATTAATTTATACAATTAATCTGTAGAATtattttatagaattaattcatgGCCTATAATTTGTAGAATGtttgagtttggcgctaaggttgGATGTTTaagcgggcccacaagaaaacacttcACTTTTtacgtgatacttcatttattttttccacgtgtatttcttatgctaatggtaGGCTAAGTGGGTGTGTgtttggtgtgtgtgccgtatgcgagtcgtcGGTATTTGAATGTGAGCCGGTCGtgagccgctataaattaatcgcccaTACTCGCtgttgtaaccaaactgttctgtccgccgcttgGTAACAAGCTTAGAACCTAACgtgtaagcttaaagcgcaagatgcaacggttaatttcccataacgtaggctggcgcttaagtataagtatgaaaatgaaagagaatgagtaaTATGAGTTAACCTATTGGTGGTTGCGTagggtctgctgggcagttagcggATTTCGGCGGCACCATTGAGTTTCCATCTTAGTTTATATTACAATATGACGCCTGGATACCAAGATAGAGTGACCTGCACTTCGTTCGTTTTTGGATTGGAGTACGTTGAAATCTTCGTTCTAGCAGTAATAATTGTTTTGAGTTTCGATTTGGGGTACAATCGATAACTTTGGACTCCAGGGAAtggaaatgaaacaaaatcttaatttagtaaattcaaaatgtgaactgattttatttatataattattgaATTAACTTACCGACGATTTCCGGtgttgaaaacaatttttattttaggaTCCAAATTGGCCATTAACCAGCTTCCAATTGTTCTATTCTAGGTTAATTCataattacaagtgttttccACAACGTAGCCACAACAATGGAAGATTGTATGTTATACAAaaagttatttgtttttcaaaaaagTAGGAACACGATATCGAATGTAAAGTATCGATAATGTACTCATGAGTAGTATCGGAACTTAAGTATTGATGTTGCAAGGTATCGagtatttatttatgtgcgctaaatctttttaatttacattatttttaaatatccCACTCCTTCTCCGTACAATCACTTAGGAACAGCAGCTTGTAAAGCCGTTTCGGTGAAAGTCGGTTGCGAGTTTTGGTCATAGTACTCCCAGCTTTAGAGAACAAACGTTCAGAGGGCACAGGTGTCGCAGGAATTCCCAAATGcttctttgaatttttgtatagTTTTGAATATACCACTTTCATGTCATCCCATTGTTTTAAAGGGTCGAATGAATGGTATTCACCAGTATGACTTTCATCTAGAGCAACAGTGGCTATGCAAGGAGACATAAGATTATCATTATGCAAAAAATGAACAGTAACTCCTAAATAACTGAAAACTCGGTCCAAACATCACATGTTAGTACCACGTGAGCTACATTTTTAAACGTGCTTTGAATTCTAAAATGCATTATAGTATAAAAATCATCCAATTGTGCTTTTAGCGTATCAACGCTTGGAATTTTAAATGCTGGGCAGGCTTTTTTCATCAATTTGTTAAATCGACGCAGAGTTTTGAATGATCTTGCCCGCCACCCGAATACGAAATTTTGCGTTCCATTGATTGTGTAATGGTCAGTCGGTTTTTTTTAGGTGactcacatatacatacatattttccgCATAGATGTCATTTTCTGCATATATTATTTCATTCCAGAAAGAAATTGGGCGGGAGCCAGGATCCTTTGGCAAAGGTTAGTCGACACTATGAGCCCACTATGAAGCATGGCGGTGGAAGTGTCATGGTTGGGGCATGCATGGCGGCTTCGGGAGTTGGAATCCTGGTTTTGATCGAAGGCACAATGGACAGACATATGTATCTATCAGTTTTAAAGGAGAATTTACTTTAGAGTGGAGAGAAATTAGGTCTAGAGGGCCGATTCCGATTTTATTAAGACAATGACCTAAAACACAAATCCGGCATTGTGAAGTCCTGGTTGAGCTGGGATTGCCCACATGTGGTCAGTCCTCCTGTCCAGTTTCCTGACCTTAATGtgattgaaaatttgtggGCAAAATTTGACATGACCATGCGGAAAAGGTCAATTTCCAATAAAAATGACCTTAAAAATGCCCCACTGGAAGAATGGGTAAAAATATCACCTGAAGTCACCAAAAAATTGGTTTCCTCAATGGAAACAAGCATTAAAGAGGTGATTAAACAAAATGGGGGACACACCAAATActagtttaatttgtttagaataaatttttagGGTTAAATGCATTGCACGAAATAAGCTGTGACATAGAAAAGCCACtgatattcatttttttaatttttaaaagttattttaaaagtaacaaaaacaataaagtaaCTAAATATAGTATAAATGATCACTAAATGAaactgcatttaaatttttttgatatCTTCAATAGTTTAAGAGGTACACGCTGTTAAAGTTTTTCTACACCCCTGCACGAAATAAGCTGTGAGCCACTTTTCTACAATTTTTCTAAAACtcaaatcctttcgtgatcgcacgtgtctgagtgatgcaataagtgggtccgaagaggttgctagcatgttaaaaaggtcttccttttgtctaacacgagaagtttttaatatattagTGTATCTaaaccttttgtagtccttgtttttacattcctgtgcttcttcggataggctctccaattggtaaacactgatattctattaaatcctttccgtGACCCAAAATCGTATGTACCGTGggggtaagttttttttcgGATACAATTCAGTCAAAAGTTGAGCAGTTTTTGAAGTACATTCGGCTAATTTTTTACCATTTACCATTTTCTTGCAATTTataacattcaagataacagccaaccttttaatgatctcttaaCACCTGTTATTAAAGAAGTTAttttatcattttcaaaaaatctccTTTAAGTATTTCTATCATTTCTACCATGTGCTTTGGGCAGTCAACTTTCAGTCCTAGCTTCCGAGAGAATCTCCTATCTACTCTGTGTATCCTCACAAGGTGTATTATCTGTTTTGGTTTCTCTGGCCGAGGAAGTGTGTAAGCTAGCTTGAGAATAACATCCATACACTATATTCTGCAATGCAGCGTAGAAATTCCATATTCGTAGAATTTCTCCTCCAATTCCTAATTGGACTCCGCAACGTTGAACGTGTTTGTAATTTTGTTAAAGAATTTTCCACCAATGATTGTCAGGAAAAAATCAAACTAACccgtaaatgtttttttactcttagtttgtattaattaggaaaaaaacaaaactattcACATCCAATTAGGTAAGCGGAAATAAAAAATCTAACATTCTAGAAAGGCATATAAATAAACAGGTAATATTTACAAATCAGCATCATGCAATGCATGCGCTATTCTTCTTATACCTGTAGCGCATTTTTTAGGCGAGAttttatggcttacgcatAGGTGTCGCAAATTTACGCAGATTGGGACcatatacatctgataggtTAATATTTCACCTACGTAGTCCGGTATTGGTACTAGTTGATCCCTGTTAGTTCGGTTCCACTAAAGTTCAAAAAACGCTATGCTATTAATTAAGAACATACGTTTTAGTTAATCCAAAAAAATTgattgttgaaatcgcccaatattcagtttaaaagttgcgattttttgtaaaagttatcatttatttcaaaaattttttggatTCCTAATCTCTGAAGTATTCCCTAACGATTGCATATCATGtgccaaacgcgatcatgaaaaaattgatttttgcaacgctatccgagcagaggcccaactgTGTGGCGTCGCAAATTGAGTGGCGTGGTTCACGTAGTCCCGCGTAATTCTTATATCCTTGCAATTAGGGTGGAAACAGTGATTGATTGTAGgccattctttcgcaaacattagcttTTGCGTTTTAACGTTATatctaaaacgtttttccaatttgatggctataggtaaggaaagagttaccaataaagttgcaagggtgtacaaactttgacgcggtcgaattTAGCCgtggccctctggtttttactCGATACCGCTCCAGAGATACTTTATAAGGGACTAAATACAccttttttccaaaaaatctaaaaattttTTCGTTGGTTAATGGTTTGAGTTGACCTGTTCGACCTGGGGAATTATCACTGCAATGCTCTTCCAAAAAAAGGCCTCTAAGGGAGGACCTTAAAAActattcaatatttttccacGGAATTTCGCACAAACATTGTTAATTAAGTGTACtatcaaaaaatgaaaacattcgtctaatgaaatatttgctacatacctaaaaaaatcgaaaatttcctcttttttttgacAAAGAAGGTATATAACCCCTTAAGTATAAATATAGGAACAAGAGTATGAAGTATAAAATGTAACCAATAAGTATCgatatttttcaaattcaaaatatgaactggtTTTATTTAACAAAGTGTTGTGTATGTAAATGAACTCTCttttttgggttgaaaattgtttatatttcatgctcagcgttggttACTTGATACCGCTCCGTTGTTATAATCTTaattgttttccacagagtatggatggtttggttttaagcaataattgtcataggAATCTTTATGACctattttatacccttgcagagggtataataaaattagtcagatgtttgtaacgcacagaaggagacgtttccgaccacttgaagtatatatattcttgatcagcatgagaagctgagttgatatggtcatgtccgtctgtccgtccgcccgtctgtgcgtatgcgttttactcatcttaagagtatccccatgaaaattgctgatttttgttttaatcttttgtttccttttgtatatttctttggtgcatctgatttggtgaagccatttcagatgaacacgatgttaaTTCTTAAACAACAAATGtgacaaattttattaaaaacattGGTGAAACCATCTTAGATAACTGCGGTATTTGATCTTTAAACATTCTGTTAAAGAACCCAAATGTGGCGAGCACGAGTATGaccaaatatgtatataatggAAGTTTAACCCTAGCAAATTATGATCTTGCTTTAAGGACTCCATCTCATAGGCAATGATCTTTCCAATTTTTCCGCATAATATGTTTGCTGATAGTGCCCTCCATACTAAATTACGCGCAATTCTGATATTGCagatatatacctatatattagagagctgcatgaatgagagaaaagtcaaagtcaaatgaatccattcgaattgaattcaaatgaatgagtgacaactacacaataaaatgaatgagtgtgagttaGTATTTGTCAAATCTCTAAAAAtacgtaactctgtttaatgaaaggcaatgaattgagtgtcaaaGCATCGAAATGTACAaaggcactcgaatcattCGAATTATTCGAGTTGTCTCATTTTTATTGAGACGTtttaaagcaacaacaactaattattttatcaaaaatgtaaagaaaataatggcgaaatgagggctattaaaattaaaatatgctatacaccaaaaactttaGTGCGCAGTTTTGGATCTCgacaatttgggacaaatcttgtaaaatctaattttttattaaattatctaatatattaatatgttataaaaaataatattctcTAATCCATCATATACACGATGGATATACCTTTTAATATTGCTTCACTGGttgggaaaaaaaatttatttctatattaaaaacaGAACCCAAATGTGACGagcataaataaacaaattatttggtGCTCCCACCCTGGAACATGCCACGTATAATTGTCCGTGAGAAAAGCACGGCTCTTCTAAATTTACCCCACACACTTGAAGGGTTTGTCCTTGTGCTTTATTTATCGTTATTGCAAATGATAAACGCACTGGAAATTGAAGACGTTTCAATTCGAATGGCATGTCAGTTGATATCAATGGAATCCTTGGTATTAATACAACTTCTCCTCTTTCTTTGCCAGTTAGAATTGTTGCTTTGATTAAATTaggcattaatttttttatacaaagtCTTGTTCCATTGCAAAGTTTTGGTGCATTGATATTTCTTAATAGTATTATTGAGGAACCcactttcaattttaaaatatgtggTGGCATACTGGGTAGCTCCAaagaatttagaaattccaCAGGATAATTTACTGCGTCTTCTTCTGTTGTAGCAGTGTCGATTGACTTGCTCCTTTGACGCTTGTGAATTGCCATAAATTAATGAGTGCAAAGGGTCTGGTGGAGGTTCTAATGGAGGCAATTTAACTTTTCCAGAAGCACAGCACATGGAAGGCGTTTcgttcataaatttcaatgctcTGCAATGCACacattctttatttatttgtccAATATTGGAATATATGCCATAATCAATTATGCTATCATAATTATGAGCCGCCAA encodes:
- the LOC124459849 gene encoding uncharacterized protein LOC124459849 — translated: MPVPPQMAPLPIARLAAYQRPLTYVGMDYFGPFLVAVGRQSEKRWGVIFTFQIVRAVHIELACSLDTASRIICIRNFINRRGTPREIYSDNGTNFIAAEKIICDKAQTINFNAVQPAFDDMK